One genomic window of Xanthobacter dioxanivorans includes the following:
- a CDS encoding ABC transporter substrate-binding protein, which produces MKTNAVCAALLASAMMTAPAAAQYAGGGVKVGVLTDMSGAYSDLAGAGSVEAAKMAIEDFGKPINGKPVELVSADHQNKADIASSTARKWYDTEDVDAIFDINGSVAALAVREVAKEKGKVDINSGAASMALTNKACSPTGLHWTYDVYSLAAGTGNALVSEGGKSWYFITADYTFGHDLENQVAKIVKEKGGTVKGSVRHPFGTSDVSSFLLQAQASGAQIIAMANAGADTINTIKQAREFGITQGGQTLAALLLFLTDIHSVGLDAAQGMALTTGFYWDTDDKTRAFSKRFAERMKGKMPTMVHAGVYSSVLHYLRAAEAAGTDEGVKVIAKMRELPIDDMFAKNGKIREDGRMVHDMYLAKVKSPAQSKGPWDYYNIVRVIPGDEAFQPLSESTCPLVKK; this is translated from the coding sequence ATGAAGACCAATGCCGTTTGCGCGGCGCTGCTCGCCAGCGCGATGATGACCGCCCCGGCCGCCGCCCAATATGCCGGCGGCGGCGTCAAGGTGGGCGTGCTCACCGACATGTCGGGCGCCTATTCTGACCTCGCCGGCGCCGGCTCGGTGGAAGCGGCAAAGATGGCCATCGAGGACTTCGGCAAGCCCATCAACGGCAAGCCGGTGGAACTCGTCTCCGCCGACCACCAGAACAAGGCGGACATCGCCTCCTCCACCGCGCGCAAGTGGTACGACACGGAAGACGTGGACGCCATCTTCGACATCAACGGCTCGGTGGCGGCCCTCGCCGTGCGCGAGGTGGCGAAGGAAAAGGGCAAGGTCGACATCAATTCCGGCGCCGCCTCCATGGCCCTCACCAACAAGGCCTGCTCGCCCACCGGCCTGCACTGGACCTATGACGTCTATTCGCTGGCAGCCGGCACCGGCAATGCGCTGGTGAGCGAGGGCGGCAAGTCCTGGTACTTCATCACCGCCGACTACACCTTCGGCCACGACCTGGAGAACCAGGTGGCCAAGATCGTGAAGGAGAAGGGCGGCACGGTGAAGGGGAGCGTGCGCCATCCCTTCGGCACCTCGGACGTTTCCTCGTTCCTGCTCCAGGCCCAGGCCTCCGGCGCGCAGATCATCGCCATGGCGAACGCCGGCGCCGACACCATCAACACCATCAAGCAGGCCCGCGAGTTCGGCATCACCCAGGGCGGCCAGACGCTGGCGGCGCTGCTGCTGTTCCTCACCGACATCCATTCCGTGGGCCTCGACGCCGCCCAGGGCATGGCGCTGACCACCGGCTTCTACTGGGACACGGACGACAAGACCCGCGCCTTCTCCAAGCGCTTCGCCGAGCGCATGAAAGGCAAGATGCCCACCATGGTGCATGCGGGCGTCTATTCCTCCGTTCTGCATTACCTGCGGGCCGCCGAGGCCGCCGGCACCGACGAGGGCGTCAAGGTGATCGCCAAGATGCGCGAGCTGCCCATCGACGACATGTTCGCCAAGAACGGCAAGATCCGCGAGGACGGCCGCATGGTGCATGACATGTACCTCGCCAAGGTGAAGTCGCCGGCGCAGTCCAAGGGGCCGTGGGACTATTACAACATCGTCCGCGTGATCCCGGGCGACGAGGCGTTCCAGCCGCTGAGCGAAAGCACCTGCCCGCTCGTCAAGAAGTGA
- the catC gene encoding muconolactone Delta-isomerase, which produces MLFHVEMTVTIPHDFPSEKADAIKAAEKAYAQDLQRQGKWVHLWRVAGRYSNISIFDVESVDELHTLLSSLPLFPFMDIHVTPLARHPSAI; this is translated from the coding sequence ATGCTGTTCCATGTGGAGATGACCGTGACCATCCCCCACGACTTCCCGTCCGAGAAGGCGGATGCCATCAAGGCGGCGGAGAAGGCCTACGCGCAGGATCTCCAGCGGCAGGGCAAGTGGGTGCACCTGTGGCGCGTCGCCGGCCGCTACTCCAACATCTCCATCTTTGACGTGGAGAGCGTGGACGAGCTGCACACGCTGCTCTCCTCGCTCCCCCTCTTCCCCTTCATGGACATCCACGTGACGCCGCTGGCGCGCCACCCCTCCGCGATCTGA
- a CDS encoding 3-oxoacid CoA-transferase subunit A → MDKTRPDTQSCVADIADGATILVGGFGGAGMPHELIDALIERAPRDLTIVSNNAGNGTKGLAALLAAGLVRKVVCSFPRQADSHVFDGLYRSGQLELELVPQGNLVERLRAGGAGIGAFFTPTGYGTPIADGKETRVIDGRGYVLEYPIKGDFALIKARQADRWGNLVYRKTARNFGPVMATAAKMTVAQVEEIVPLGSLDPEVIVTPGAFVDRVVAVGTGAAQ, encoded by the coding sequence ATCGACAAGACGAGACCCGACACGCAAAGCTGTGTCGCCGACATCGCCGACGGCGCGACCATCCTGGTGGGCGGCTTCGGCGGTGCCGGCATGCCGCACGAGCTCATCGACGCGCTGATCGAACGCGCGCCCAGGGACCTCACCATCGTCTCCAACAATGCCGGCAACGGCACCAAGGGCCTCGCCGCCCTGCTGGCGGCGGGGCTGGTGAGGAAGGTGGTCTGCTCCTTCCCCCGGCAGGCGGATTCCCATGTGTTCGACGGGCTCTACCGCTCCGGCCAGCTGGAGCTGGAGCTGGTGCCCCAGGGCAACCTCGTGGAACGGCTGCGCGCCGGCGGCGCCGGCATCGGCGCCTTCTTCACCCCCACCGGCTACGGCACCCCCATCGCCGACGGCAAGGAGACGCGGGTGATCGACGGGCGCGGCTATGTGCTGGAATATCCCATCAAGGGCGACTTCGCGCTGATCAAGGCGCGGCAGGCCGACCGCTGGGGCAATCTCGTCTACCGCAAGACGGCGCGCAATTTCGGCCCCGTCATGGCCACCGCCGCCAAGATGACGGTGGCGCAGGTGGAGGAGATCGTCCCTCTCGGCAGCCTCGACCCGGAGGTGATCGTCACCCCCGGCGCCTTCGTGGACCGCGTTGTGGCCGTCGGCACGGGAGCTGCCCAATGA
- a CDS encoding 3-oxoacid CoA-transferase subunit B, with product MSEVATDLKLWTRAEMAQLIAADIPEGAVVNIGIGMPELVADYLPRDKEILLQSENGLIGMGPKPGANEIDWDLINAGKQPVTLLEGGAIFDHTLSFTMMRGGHLDIAILGAFQVAENGDLANWATNDPNAIPAVGGAMDLAVGAKNVFVMMEMLTKKGESKLVERCTYPLTGLGCVSRVYTDHAVLDVVDGGFTVARLAPGLSLDELRQRTGLSIRARA from the coding sequence ATGAGCGAAGTCGCGACCGACCTGAAGCTGTGGACGCGCGCCGAGATGGCGCAACTCATCGCCGCCGACATCCCGGAAGGGGCGGTGGTCAACATCGGCATCGGCATGCCCGAGCTGGTGGCGGACTATCTGCCCCGCGACAAGGAAATCCTGCTCCAGTCCGAGAACGGGCTCATCGGCATGGGCCCCAAGCCCGGCGCCAACGAGATCGACTGGGACCTCATCAACGCCGGCAAGCAGCCGGTGACCCTGCTCGAAGGCGGGGCGATCTTCGACCACACCTTGTCCTTCACCATGATGCGCGGCGGCCATCTCGACATCGCCATCCTCGGCGCCTTCCAGGTGGCGGAGAACGGCGACCTCGCCAACTGGGCCACCAACGATCCCAACGCGATCCCGGCGGTGGGGGGCGCCATGGACCTGGCGGTGGGCGCCAAGAACGTGTTCGTGATGATGGAGATGCTCACCAAGAAGGGCGAATCCAAGCTGGTGGAGCGCTGCACCTACCCGCTCACCGGGCTCGGCTGCGTCTCGCGGGTCTATACCGATCACGCCGTGCTCGACGTCGTCGACGGCGGCTTCACGGTGGCGCGCCTTGCGCCCGGGCTGAGCCTTGACGAGCTGCGGCAGCGCACAGGCCTTTCCATCCGCGCGCGGGCCTGA
- a CDS encoding YciI family protein, with amino-acid sequence MPYMIETFDKPGTLDLRTATRDAHLAFLAENAALLLACGAKLDDDGNAAGGGLYVVALESRAEAEAFIAADPFFKAGLFDRVVIQRWRKAYVDGVCYLPEMKP; translated from the coding sequence ATGCCCTACATGATCGAGACCTTCGACAAGCCCGGCACGCTGGACCTCCGCACGGCAACACGCGACGCGCACCTTGCCTTCCTCGCCGAGAACGCGGCGCTGCTGCTCGCCTGCGGCGCCAAGCTGGACGACGACGGCAACGCCGCCGGCGGCGGGCTCTACGTGGTGGCGCTGGAGAGCCGCGCCGAGGCGGAGGCTTTCATCGCCGCCGATCCCTTCTTCAAGGCCGGCCTGTTCGATCGGGTGGTGATCCAGCGCTGGCGCAAGGCCTATGTGGACGGGGTCTGCTACCTGCCGGAGATGAAGCCGTGA
- a CDS encoding SDR family oxidoreductase yields MSVERTLVTGGAGGIGLAVARREIAAGRAVVVLDRAPPPQDLDARFIAVDMMDEAATSAALAQALVGGSITRLVNNVGMVRPALLDDTTAADFAGVMRLNLGTAIQCTQALLPGMRAARFGRVVNVSSRAAYGKELRTAYAASKAGLLGATRTWALELGKDGITVNAVAPGPIATPLFTAANPPDAPRTRAIIEGIPVGRVGLPEDVAEAIGFFLGTQAGFITGQTLAVCGGVTVGKGTV; encoded by the coding sequence GTGAGCGTTGAGCGCACCCTCGTCACCGGCGGGGCCGGCGGCATCGGCCTTGCCGTGGCACGCCGCGAGATCGCGGCCGGACGGGCGGTGGTGGTGCTCGACCGCGCGCCGCCGCCGCAAGACCTGGACGCCCGCTTCATCGCCGTCGACATGATGGACGAGGCCGCCACCAGCGCCGCGCTCGCGCAGGCGCTGGTGGGCGGCTCCATCACCCGCCTCGTCAACAATGTGGGCATGGTGCGCCCGGCGCTTCTCGACGACACCACAGCAGCAGATTTCGCCGGCGTGATGCGGCTCAATCTCGGCACCGCGATCCAATGCACGCAGGCCCTTCTGCCGGGCATGCGGGCGGCGCGCTTCGGCCGCGTCGTCAATGTGTCGAGCCGTGCCGCCTACGGCAAGGAACTGCGCACCGCCTACGCGGCCAGCAAGGCGGGCCTGCTCGGCGCCACCCGCACCTGGGCGCTGGAACTGGGCAAGGACGGCATTACCGTGAATGCGGTGGCCCCGGGCCCCATCGCCACGCCGCTCTTCACTGCCGCCAACCCGCCGGACGCGCCGCGCACCCGTGCTATCATCGAGGGCATTCCGGTCGGCCGCGTGGGGTTGCCGGAAGACGTGGCCGAAGCCATCGGCTTTTTCCTCGGCACGCAGGCCGGGTTCATCACCGGCCAGACGCTCGCCGTGTGCGGCGGCGTCACGGTGGGCAAGGGAACGGTCTGA
- a CDS encoding cyclase family protein, which produces MPSNPRWVHRPEGSTWGDFGADDQLGRLNLLTPAKVRQGIAEVREGRTFCLSLPLDRPGGKALNPRRGPPVLSPTGPAEKPRWNQCLCHDEAGLLDVACDDKVEIALQYSTQWDALVHVGAMFDADGDGVPEPVYYNGFRAGTDVPDASQAAASGRAFGALKLGIENAAAHGVQGRGVLVDLFARFGETRRFVGYDDLMAALDADRVAVEPGDILCLYTGFADLVMRMDGAPDPAVLSHACAVLDGRDARLLRWISDSQIAAIAADNYAVEGLPARAFAGGANAAMPLHHHCLFKLGLPLGELWWFEALAAHLRVAGRNRFLLTAPPLRLPGAAGSPVTPIATV; this is translated from the coding sequence ATGCCGTCCAATCCGCGCTGGGTCCATCGCCCGGAAGGATCCACGTGGGGCGATTTCGGGGCGGATGACCAGCTCGGCCGCCTGAATCTCCTGACCCCCGCGAAGGTCCGGCAGGGCATCGCCGAGGTGCGCGAGGGCAGGACCTTCTGCCTCAGCCTGCCCCTCGACCGGCCGGGGGGCAAGGCGCTGAACCCGCGCCGCGGCCCGCCCGTGCTCTCGCCCACCGGCCCGGCCGAGAAGCCGCGCTGGAACCAGTGCCTGTGCCATGACGAGGCCGGGTTGCTGGACGTGGCCTGCGACGACAAGGTGGAGATCGCGCTCCAGTATTCCACCCAGTGGGATGCGCTGGTGCATGTGGGAGCCATGTTCGACGCGGACGGCGACGGCGTGCCCGAGCCTGTCTACTATAACGGCTTCCGCGCCGGCACCGACGTGCCGGATGCGTCGCAGGCCGCCGCCTCAGGCCGCGCCTTTGGCGCGCTGAAGCTGGGCATCGAGAATGCCGCCGCCCACGGCGTGCAGGGGCGCGGCGTGCTGGTGGACCTGTTCGCCCGCTTCGGCGAGACCCGCCGCTTCGTCGGCTATGACGACCTGATGGCGGCGCTCGACGCAGACAGGGTGGCGGTGGAGCCCGGCGACATCCTCTGCCTCTACACCGGCTTTGCCGACCTGGTGATGCGCATGGACGGCGCGCCCGATCCGGCTGTGCTGTCCCATGCCTGCGCCGTGCTCGACGGGCGGGACGCGCGTCTGCTGCGCTGGATCTCCGACAGCCAGATCGCCGCCATCGCAGCCGACAATTATGCGGTGGAAGGCCTGCCCGCCCGCGCCTTCGCCGGCGGCGCCAATGCGGCCATGCCGCTGCACCACCACTGCCTGTTCAAGCTGGGCCTGCCGCTCGGCGAGCTGTGGTGGTTCGAGGCCTTGGCCGCCCATCTGCGCGTGGCGGGTCGCAACCGCTTCCTCCTCACCGCCCCGCCGCTGCGCCTGCCGGGCGCCGCCGGCTCTCCCGTCACCCCCATCGCCACCGTCTGA
- the pcaD gene encoding 3-oxoadipate enol-lactonase: protein MPFLVTGDITTHYALEGPEDAPVLLLANSLGTSFLVWDPVMEVLTRQFRVLRYDKRGHGLSDATPLPDETAGYSIAALAQDALALLNGLGIDKVHLCGLSIGGMIAQHLAAASPERVARLVLCDTAAVIGPASVWNERIAGIRRDGLAAIAPGVMARWFTEGFRARVPHVVRGYVNMVARTSLEGYLGCAMAVRDADLTDGDRTIAAPTLVVVGEQDPATPFASAQALAALIPGARLATIPDCSHIPCVEQPESLLRQIVPHLCD, encoded by the coding sequence ATGCCTTTCCTCGTCACTGGCGACATCACCACCCACTATGCCCTGGAAGGTCCCGAGGACGCGCCGGTGCTGCTGCTCGCGAACTCGCTGGGCACCAGCTTCCTGGTCTGGGATCCGGTGATGGAGGTCCTCACCCGTCAATTCCGGGTGCTGCGCTATGACAAGCGCGGTCATGGCCTGAGCGACGCGACGCCCCTGCCGGATGAAACCGCCGGCTATTCCATCGCCGCCCTCGCCCAGGATGCGCTTGCTCTGCTCAATGGCCTCGGCATCGACAAGGTTCATCTGTGCGGCCTGTCCATCGGTGGCATGATCGCCCAGCACCTCGCCGCCGCCTCGCCCGAGCGGGTCGCCCGCCTGGTGTTGTGCGATACCGCCGCCGTCATCGGTCCCGCCTCGGTGTGGAACGAGCGCATCGCGGGCATCCGCCGCGACGGCCTTGCGGCAATCGCGCCCGGGGTGATGGCCCGTTGGTTCACCGAGGGCTTTCGCGCCCGCGTGCCTCACGTCGTGCGGGGCTATGTGAACATGGTGGCGCGCACCTCCCTCGAAGGTTACCTCGGCTGCGCCATGGCGGTGCGCGACGCGGACCTCACGGATGGCGACCGCACCATCGCCGCGCCGACCCTGGTGGTGGTGGGCGAGCAGGATCCGGCGACCCCATTCGCCTCCGCCCAAGCGCTCGCCGCCCTTATTCCCGGGGCGCGGCTCGCGACGATACCGGACTGCTCGCACATTCCCTGCGTCGAGCAGCCTGAATCACTGCTGCGCCAGATCGTGCCGCATCTGTGCGACTGA
- a CDS encoding sensor histidine kinase yields the protein MARRRSVRDWVVLRPRAARRAFGALWLCLMLAGAAPCGAAAPPRHVLVLFENNRLLPGNVLRDRGITSALGEANRNTDVSTEFLDYPRFSGEAYVATVTRFLREKYAARPPDVIIVAGDNALDFALGARADLFPSVPIVHVGVARSFLASRTQLPPDVVGVPFEQDFAATIDQALKWHPRATRLVLITGTAGRDRVWEGEVRQLAARVEGRVSVEMLEGRPVDEVLRRVAELGPDAVVFTPGFFRDGAGNLFTPSESARLIAQASTAPVYGPFVSFLGTGVVGGWMASFEAMGREGGSIAGRLLGGEAPSALHLPSVMPSALYVDWRQIERWGIDPGAVPAGTVVQFRAPSFWQTYRTEAIAVVLAFLLQSLLMTALLVERNRRRLAQSSLDRHRFELAHASRLAVAGELTGSIAHEINQPLAAILSNAAAAEMLLQSGAARPGDLKDILADIRRDDLRASEVIRRLRALLAKHEVERQPFDLNETVSDVITLLNAEARRRRIVLGARTPAETITVVGDRIQVQQVLINLIMNAMDALADTPDEHRTVSLSLEGSHAGATIRVRDRGVGITAEHLPKLFDSFFTTKRKGIGLGLSIARTLVEAHGGTIAAESGPGDGATFTIWLPRAAPGSSAWVGAA from the coding sequence ATGGCGAGGCGCCGCTCCGTCCGGGATTGGGTCGTCCTGCGTCCGCGGGCCGCGCGCCGGGCATTCGGCGCCCTGTGGCTCTGCCTCATGCTGGCCGGCGCCGCCCCCTGCGGCGCCGCGGCGCCGCCGCGGCATGTGCTGGTTCTCTTCGAGAACAACCGCCTGCTGCCGGGTAATGTCCTGAGGGATCGGGGCATCACCAGCGCGCTGGGCGAAGCCAACCGCAACACCGACGTCAGCACCGAGTTCCTCGATTATCCGCGTTTCAGCGGCGAGGCCTATGTGGCCACCGTCACCCGCTTCCTGCGGGAGAAATATGCGGCGCGGCCGCCCGACGTCATCATCGTCGCCGGCGACAACGCGCTGGATTTCGCCCTGGGGGCGCGGGCCGACCTGTTCCCGTCGGTGCCCATCGTGCACGTGGGCGTCGCCCGTTCCTTCCTGGCATCGCGGACGCAGCTGCCGCCCGACGTGGTGGGGGTGCCCTTCGAGCAGGACTTTGCGGCGACCATCGATCAGGCGTTGAAATGGCATCCGCGCGCCACCCGCCTCGTCCTCATCACCGGCACCGCCGGGCGGGACCGCGTCTGGGAGGGCGAGGTGCGCCAGCTGGCGGCGCGCGTCGAAGGACGGGTGAGCGTCGAGATGCTGGAGGGCCGTCCTGTGGACGAGGTGCTGCGGCGGGTTGCCGAGCTCGGACCCGATGCGGTGGTGTTCACGCCGGGCTTCTTCCGTGACGGCGCCGGCAACCTGTTCACGCCGTCGGAATCGGCGCGCCTCATCGCCCAGGCGTCGACGGCGCCGGTCTATGGCCCCTTCGTCAGTTTCCTCGGCACCGGCGTGGTTGGTGGATGGATGGCCAGTTTCGAGGCGATGGGCCGCGAGGGCGGGTCGATCGCCGGCCGCCTGCTCGGCGGAGAGGCGCCATCGGCCCTGCACCTGCCCTCGGTGATGCCGTCCGCGCTGTACGTGGACTGGCGGCAGATCGAGCGCTGGGGGATCGATCCGGGCGCGGTGCCGGCCGGCACCGTCGTCCAGTTCCGGGCGCCGAGCTTCTGGCAGACCTACCGGACGGAGGCGATCGCGGTTGTCCTGGCCTTCCTGCTGCAAAGCCTGCTGATGACCGCCCTGCTGGTCGAGCGCAACCGCCGCCGGCTGGCGCAGTCGAGCCTCGACCGGCATCGCTTCGAGCTCGCCCACGCCTCCCGGCTGGCGGTGGCGGGTGAACTGACCGGCTCCATCGCCCACGAGATCAACCAGCCGCTCGCGGCCATTCTAAGCAACGCGGCGGCGGCGGAAATGCTGCTGCAATCGGGCGCGGCCCGGCCTGGCGACCTCAAGGACATTCTCGCCGACATCCGCCGCGACGATCTGCGGGCGAGCGAGGTGATCCGCCGGCTGCGGGCGCTGCTCGCCAAGCACGAGGTGGAGCGCCAGCCCTTCGACCTCAACGAAACGGTGAGCGACGTCATCACCCTGCTGAATGCCGAGGCCCGGCGCCGGCGCATCGTGCTGGGCGCCCGGACGCCGGCGGAGACGATCACGGTGGTCGGCGATCGCATCCAGGTGCAGCAGGTGCTCATCAACCTGATCATGAATGCCATGGATGCGCTGGCGGATACGCCCGATGAGCACAGGACCGTGAGCCTCTCCCTCGAGGGCTCGCACGCCGGGGCGACGATCAGGGTGCGCGATCGCGGCGTCGGCATCACCGCCGAGCACCTGCCGAAGCTGTTCGATTCCTTCTTCACCACCAAGCGCAAGGGCATCGGGCTCGGCCTGTCCATTGCGCGCACGCTGGTCGAGGCCCATGGTGGCACCATCGCGGCCGAGAGCGGCCCCGGGGACGGCGCCACCTTCACCATCTGGCTTCCCCGGGCGGCCCCCGGCAGCAGCGCGTGGGTCGGGGCGGCATGA
- a CDS encoding response regulator transcription factor, translated as MSAAPLVHVVDDDDSLRTAVARLLNAAGLEVRAYASAGDFLLHPLPHRPGCILLDLRMPGPSGLELQRALRTLGATLPVIFFTAHADVACSVEAMKAGAVDFLMKPVEPQVLLEAVQRALERDARMRAARTDADDLLSRFALLSPREREVFDLVVAGKLNKQIADELGIAERTVKAQRAQLMIKLGAESAAELGRLAERLQRLTQDLPDNR; from the coding sequence ATGAGTGCGGCACCGCTGGTCCACGTGGTGGACGATGACGATTCCCTGCGCACGGCGGTGGCGCGGCTGCTGAATGCCGCCGGCCTGGAAGTGCGGGCCTACGCCTCCGCCGGCGACTTCCTGCTGCATCCCCTTCCGCACCGTCCCGGCTGCATCCTTCTGGACCTGCGCATGCCCGGCCCTTCGGGGCTGGAGCTTCAGCGGGCATTGCGCACGCTCGGCGCGACGCTGCCGGTGATCTTCTTCACCGCCCATGCGGACGTCGCGTGCAGCGTGGAGGCGATGAAAGCCGGCGCGGTGGATTTTCTCATGAAGCCGGTGGAGCCGCAGGTGCTTCTGGAAGCCGTCCAGCGGGCGCTGGAGCGCGACGCGCGCATGCGAGCCGCGCGCACGGATGCCGACGACCTGCTCTCCCGCTTCGCCCTGCTGTCGCCGCGGGAGCGCGAGGTCTTCGACCTGGTGGTGGCGGGCAAGCTCAACAAGCAGATCGCCGACGAGCTCGGCATCGCAGAGCGCACCGTGAAGGCCCAGCGCGCTCAGCTCATGATCAAGCTGGGCGCCGAATCCGCCGCCGAGCTCGGCCGCCTCGCTGAACGTCTGCAGCGCCTGACCCAAGACCTGCCCGACAACCGATGA
- a CDS encoding ABC transporter ATP-binding protein: MTAIDRAARAPQAEQGLLVDAAGVRQIYQKGDNADLVVLDDVSLSIREGEVVGLLGRSGSGKSTLLRIICGLVKPTSGRVEWRGKPVTGPSEGLSMVFQSFALFPWLTVLENVEVGLEAIGVPAAERRRRSLEAIDLIGLDGFESAYPKELSGGMRQRVGFARALVVHPRLLLMDEPFSALDVLTAETLRTDLIELWIEGRLPIKSILMVTHNIEEAVLMCDRILIFSSNPGRVAAEIKINLPHPRSRVDPVFRAIVDDIYARMTQRVPVDTGARKEESGAPGIGMALPHISTNLLSGLMEALAAAPYGGKADLPDLAATLQMEVDELFPIVETLQLLRFAELEEGDVRLTDAGRRFVDSEQDARKRLFAEHLIAHVPLAGLIRRVLDERPSHRAPFTRFSEELEDHMSEDFAEETLRGLITWGRYGELFGYDEHTRQFNLENPA; this comes from the coding sequence ATGACCGCCATCGATCGCGCCGCCCGCGCGCCGCAGGCCGAGCAGGGGCTCCTGGTGGATGCCGCCGGCGTGCGCCAGATCTACCAGAAGGGCGACAATGCCGACCTCGTGGTGCTGGACGACGTCTCCCTCTCCATCCGCGAGGGCGAGGTCGTCGGCCTGCTCGGCCGGTCGGGCTCGGGCAAGTCGACGCTGCTGCGCATCATCTGCGGCCTGGTGAAGCCCACCTCCGGCCGGGTGGAATGGCGTGGCAAGCCGGTGACCGGGCCCAGCGAAGGGCTCTCCATGGTGTTCCAGAGCTTCGCGCTGTTCCCCTGGCTCACCGTGCTGGAGAATGTGGAGGTGGGACTCGAGGCCATCGGCGTGCCGGCGGCGGAACGGCGGCGGCGCTCGCTGGAAGCCATCGACCTCATCGGCCTCGACGGCTTCGAGAGCGCCTATCCCAAGGAATTGTCCGGCGGCATGCGCCAGCGCGTGGGATTTGCCCGCGCCCTGGTGGTGCATCCGCGCCTGCTGCTGATGGACGAGCCCTTCTCCGCCCTCGACGTGCTCACCGCCGAAACGCTGCGCACGGACCTCATCGAGCTGTGGATCGAGGGGCGCCTGCCCATCAAGTCCATCCTGATGGTCACGCACAATATCGAGGAGGCGGTGCTCATGTGCGATCGCATCCTCATCTTCTCCTCCAATCCCGGCCGGGTGGCGGCGGAGATCAAGATCAACCTGCCGCACCCGCGCTCGCGCGTCGATCCCGTGTTCCGCGCCATCGTCGACGACATCTATGCGCGCATGACCCAGCGCGTGCCGGTGGACACGGGCGCGCGCAAGGAAGAAAGCGGCGCGCCCGGCATCGGCATGGCGCTGCCGCACATCTCGACCAACCTCCTGTCCGGCCTCATGGAGGCCCTGGCGGCGGCGCCCTACGGCGGCAAGGCGGACCTGCCGGACCTGGCGGCGACGCTGCAGATGGAGGTGGACGAGCTGTTCCCCATCGTCGAGACGCTGCAATTGCTGCGCTTCGCCGAACTGGAGGAAGGCGACGTGCGCCTCACCGACGCCGGCCGGCGCTTCGTCGATTCCGAGCAGGATGCGCGCAAGCGCCTGTTCGCCGAGCACCTCATCGCCCACGTGCCGCTGGCCGGGCTCATCCGGCGGGTGCTGGACGAGCGGCCCTCGCACCGCGCGCCGTTCACCCGCTTCTCCGAAGAGCTGGAAGACCACATGTCCGAGGACTTCGCCGAGGAGACCCTGCGGGGGCTCATCACCTGGGGGCGCTATGGCGAGCTGTTCGGCTATGACGAGCACACGCGGCAGTTCAATCTGGAGAACCCGGCCTGA